One genomic window of Clostridium taeniosporum includes the following:
- the holA gene encoding DNA polymerase III subunit delta: MINYEVFEREIEKGTIRNSYIFCGLDEEIIKDSINSILNKTISNDKDNLNLIKIDGMKTNFDDIMNACETFPLMSEKKVVIVYRANFLKDKSDEASNKLYKKILEYASDMPPYTILIMYYLFNDKREKPNKNKKLNSLDKLINVVYCDKLRRDTYIKKINDIFKLKKKNIGRIELMYFAEKVQNNFDIIKREVDKLISYTSGREITKKDIDMLISSNGEEDVFDLVELIAQRKIERAMDVMKDILYKSDQHMLIISNIQRHFVKLYDIKSGLRQGKRVSDFIKELRLPQFVCEKLIGQSNKFTEKQLSELVKLCVNTENNLKSSGVDKTMEMELLLVNTLTVKR; encoded by the coding sequence TTGATTAATTATGAAGTTTTTGAAAGAGAAATTGAAAAAGGAACTATAAGAAATTCATATATATTTTGTGGATTAGATGAAGAAATAATAAAAGACTCTATAAATTCAATACTTAATAAAACAATAAGTAATGATAAAGATAATCTTAATTTGATAAAAATAGATGGTATGAAAACAAATTTTGATGATATTATGAATGCATGTGAAACTTTTCCTTTAATGAGTGAGAAGAAAGTTGTAATTGTATATAGAGCTAACTTTTTAAAAGATAAGAGTGATGAAGCTTCTAATAAACTTTATAAAAAAATATTAGAATATGCCTCTGATATGCCACCATATACTATTTTAATAATGTACTATTTATTTAATGATAAAAGAGAAAAACCAAATAAAAATAAAAAATTGAATTCATTAGATAAATTAATTAATGTAGTATATTGTGATAAGTTAAGAAGGGATACTTATATAAAAAAAATAAATGATATATTTAAATTGAAAAAAAAGAATATAGGAAGAATAGAACTTATGTATTTTGCAGAAAAGGTGCAAAATAACTTTGACATAATAAAAAGAGAAGTTGACAAATTAATTTCTTATACGAGTGGAAGAGAAATAACTAAAAAAGATATTGATATGTTAATATCTTCAAATGGTGAAGAAGATGTATTTGATTTAGTAGAACTTATAGCACAAAGAAAAATTGAAAGAGCCATGGATGTAATGAAAGATATTTTATATAAATCTGATCAACATATGCTTATAATAAGTAATATTCAAAGACATTTTGTTAAACTGTATGATATTAAAAGTGGTTTAAGACAAGGTAAACGAGTAAGTGATTTTATAAAAGAATTAAGATTACCACAGTTTGTTTGTGAAAAATTAATAGGGCAAAGTAATAAATTTACAGAAAAGCAATTAAGTGAATTGG